A single window of Mycteria americana isolate JAX WOST 10 ecotype Jacksonville Zoo and Gardens unplaced genomic scaffold, USCA_MyAme_1.0 Scaffold_277, whole genome shotgun sequence DNA harbors:
- the WRAP53 gene encoding telomerase Cajal body protein 1: VAASSRDNPVHLWDAFDGTLRGSFRAYSHLEEPVAPHSLAFTPDGSRLLGGFDGAVRLFPTARPGRHGQERRLQQGGQGQRGLIGCLAFSPTQPVFACGSYGRSLGLYALEGGGALALWPRLPAAPTHLRFSPDGNRLYAGGRKDHQILCWDLRRPERPLLGLERRVATNQRVTFDLDPTGRFLVSGDTEGFVTVWDTLAPPGPGDPPLLPPRLRFRALRDCVNGTSLHPGLPLLATASGQRLFPAPWGSDEEETDEDGPPPGGDNRLQLWWWGPDPPGDDGWDIPGDTGTGDADCHPLGDTGTVDADCHLPGDTGTMDADCHLPGDTGTVYDDCHLPGDTRTVYDDCYPPGDTGTVDADCHLPGDTGTVDSDCHLPGDTGTMDTDCHLPGDTRTMDADCHFPGDTGTVYDDCHPPGDTERHPPGDNGWDTLGDTATAYDDCHPPGDTDCDTARDTGTAVFTYTGCHPAGDADCDTPGDANIARPMDADCHPPQGR, from the exons gaggagccggtgGCCCCCCACTCCCTGGCCTTCACCCCCGACGGCTCCCGGCTCCTGGGGGGCTTCGACGGCGCCGTCCGCCTCTtccccaccgcccgccccggccgccacGGCCAGGAGAGACGGCTGCAGC AGGGGGGGCAGGGCCAGCGGGGCCTGATTGGCTGCCTGGCCTTCAGCCCCACCCAACCGGTGTTCGCCTGCGGCTCCTATGGGCGGAGCCTGGGGCTGTACGCGCTGGAGGGGGGCGGGGCCTTGGCGCTCTGGCCCCGCCTCCCTGCCGCCCCCACCCACCTGCGCTTCAGCCCCGACGGGAACCGCCTCTACGCGGGGGGGCGCAAG GACCACCAGATCCTGTGCTGGGACCTGCGGCGTCCCGAGCGtcccctgctggggctggagcggcGGGTGGCCACCAACCAGCGGGTGACCTTCGACCTCGACCC gacggGGCGGTTCCTGGTGAGCGGCGACACCGAGGGCTTCGTCACCGTCTGGGACACGCtggcccccccggggccgggggatccccccctgctgcccccccgcCTGCGCTTCCGCGCCCTGCGCGACTGCGTCAACGGCACCAG cctgcaccccgGGCTCCCGCTGTTGGCCACCGCCTCGGGGCAGCGACTGTTCCCGGCGCCGTGGGGCAGTGACGAAGAGGAGACGGACGAAGACGGGCCCCCCCCGGGAGGGGACAATCGTCTGCAGCTCTGGTGGTGGGGACCTGACCCCCCCGGGGACGACGGCTGGGACatccctggggacaccgggaccggGGACGCCGAttgtcac CCTCTTGGGGACACCGGGACCGTGGACGCCGAttgtcacctccctggggacaccgggactATGGACGCCGAttgtcacctccctggggacaccgggaccgtGTATGACGACTGTCAtctccctggggacaccaggaccGTGTATGACGACTGTTACCctcctggggacaccgggaccgtGGACGCCGAttgtcacctccctggggacaccgggaccgtGGACTCCGAttgtcacctccctggggacaccgggaccaTGGACACCGAttgtcacctccctggggacaccaggaccaTGGACGCCGATTGTCACttccctggggacaccgggaccgtGTATGACGACTGTCACCct cctggggacactgAGCGTCACCCCCCTGGTGACAACGGCTGggacacccttggggacaccGCGACTGCGTATGACGACTGCCACCCCCCCGGGGACACCGACTGTGACACCGCCAGGGACACCGGAACTGCCGTCTTCACGTACACGGGTTGTCACCCTGCTGGGGACGCCGACTGTGACACCCCCGGGGACGCCAACATCGCCCGCCCCATGGACGCCGACTGCCACCCCCCCCAGGGACGCTGA